The following proteins are co-located in the Silene latifolia isolate original U9 population chromosome 1, ASM4854445v1, whole genome shotgun sequence genome:
- the LOC141646579 gene encoding uncharacterized protein LOC141646579 gives MEPTDPLYLHSAESTHPLVVDTKISGIENYLEWKRQMEIAVCSKRKLGFLTGVFKRPADNPVKTEAWDTCNSLLISCIFHNVEQPIKRSILKFRLNKELEDLEQGERSICEYFTDPRILWQNLEIMTDWPPVTQMTPEVNAWLDAQLKEQEKRKLFQFLNGLHPSYTTMRTNVLMMTPLATVEEAAALFQHEET, from the exons ATGGAACCAACTGACCCTCTCTATTTGCATTCTGCAGAGAGCACTCATCCATTGGTAGTAGACACTAAAATATCAGGAATTGAGAACTACCTTGAATGGAAAAGGCAGATGGAAATTGCCGTCTGCTCCAAAAGAAAACTTGGGTTCTTAACTGGAGTTTTTAAGAGGCCAGCTGATAATCCTGTTAAAACAGAAGCTTGGGACACCTGCAACAGCTTACTCATATCCTGTATTTTCCATAATGTGGAACAACCCATCAAGAGATCTATCCT AAAGTTTAGACTCAACAAAGAACTTGAAGAtcttgaacaaggagaaaggagcATCTGTGAGTATTTCACAGATCCGAGGATCCTATGGCAGAATCTAGAGATCATGACTGATTGGCCTCCAGTCACTCAGATGACTCCCGAAGTCAATGCCTGGCTTGATGCTCAGTTGAAGGAACAGGAGAAGAGGAAGCTCTTTCAATTTCTGAATGGACTGCATCCATCCTACACCACCATGAGAACAAATGTGCTGATGATGACTCCCTTGGCCACTGTGGAAGAGGCAGCAGCTCTTTTTCAGCATGAGGAGACTTAG
- the LOC141646600 gene encoding uncharacterized protein LOC141646600, whose protein sequence is MLKEWNHTRVILIPKVEKPELISQYRPISLCNVIYRIASKCLANRLKLVISSIVSDSQQTFVPSRLMSDGCLITHEIMHYLNKTKRGSVSYAALKLDMHKAFDRVSWTFLIAIMKKFGFPIFWQNIIWECISTVTYNIIINGEPSATFRPSCGLRQGDPLSPYLFIMCMEILSCQLRSAEKTGTLHGLKISRYAPTITHLFYADDAFICCKANPSSFETLRNLFRNFELASGQMINLDKSFIKFSPNAPTDFKSHMASILKMRTSDCFGNYLGVPVDLPSKRSLAFHPLLDKLTSRIIAWSSLHLSQPCKLIIINSIILASLRFLMTSIPFPLGICKKLDSLIVAFWWRKDVRHKSIHWLSRDSLQLPLESGGLGFKSVSLLSQASLLKNFWRIHHHPSGLLSKFMTPKYRKDLPIPASKSKVSNPSFLWSGLCRVATAFSPGFSWKIGNGAAVDLLTNPWVNGHTPLVRLYSAAETPTICDLLDASGNWNPFSVYRWFQSPCGKAILAMEPPHIDIDDFLYWKYTEDEVYTVRSGYDFLLSQTSFSCSPSFYSAFPWKVLWGFRCSPKFPLLVWRIVHNILPSLENLSVRGIQVSTCCVFCNSQSESLDHLFRSCTVSRHVWLSVTDSADKCLLRFLCIIKAIWMTRNSVVFDNCSVNPLQILNLSDYLLASHSQLTVLWSSYSAAASKLSLPSLDYALPFSAVTYFIPVCRASHRDFYIISSLDTLSGTPVVQHVRAPTVFAASTQGLLRSMYRAHSASQSSVVFKVTSKKLTSVLASSKPVPIELRHSLCTIRSFLRLYVHWSVSLATG, encoded by the exons ATGCTGAAAGAATGGAATCATACACGTGTTATTCTTATCCCTAAGGTTGAGAAGCCGGAGTTGATTTCTCAGTATCGTCCTATCAGTCTCTGCAATGTTATTTATCGTATTGCTTCCAAGTGCCTTGCTAATCGCCTCAAGCTTGTTATTTCATCCATTGTTTCGGACTCTCAGCAAACTTTTGTTCCTTCTCGGCTTATGTCGGACGGTTGTCTTATTACTCACGAGATTATGCATTACCTTAATAAGACGAAGAGAGGATCGGTTTCTTATGCCGCTCTGAAGCTTGATATGCATAAAGCTTTTGATCGTGTTTCTTGGACTTTTCTTATTGCGATCATGAAGAAATTCGGTTTCCCAATTTTCTGGCAGAATATTATTTGGGAATGCATATCGACTGTCACTTATAATATCATTATCAATGGCGAGCCCTCTGCTACATTCAGACCTTCTTGTGGTCTTAGACAAGGCGATCCTCTTTCACCTTATTTGTTTATTATGTGTATGGAGATTTTATCGTGCCAGTTGCGCTCAGCTGAAAAGACTGGCACCTTACATGGACTCAAGATTTCTCGGTATGCTCCAACTATCACTCATCTCTTTTATGCTGATGATGCCTTCATTTGCTGCAAAGCAAATCCATCTTCGTTTGAAACTCTCAGGAATTTGTTTCGGAACTTCGAACTCGCATCGGGGCAGATGATAAATTTGGATAAGTCTTTTATTAAATTCAGTCCTAATGCTCCGACTGATTTCAAGTCCCATATGGCATCCATTCTGAAAATGCGAACATCTGATTGCTTTGGGAATTATTTGGGTGTCCCGGTAGATCTTCCTTCTAAGAGGTCCTTAGCTTTTCATCCTTTGTTGGATAAGCTGACATCTCGTATTATTGCTTGGTCCTCTCTCCACCTCAGCCAGCCTTGTAAGCTGATTATTATCAACTCTATTATTTTGGCCTCTCTACGGTTTCTAATGACTTCTATTCCTTTTCCGCTTGGAATTTGTAAGAAACTTGATTCTCTGATTGTGGCTTTCTGGTGGCGCAAGGATGTTCGTCATAAATCTATTCACTGGCTCTCTCGAGACTCTCTGCAGCTTCCTCTTGAAAGTGGTGGCCTCGGTTTTAAATCTGTCTCTTTGCTAAGTCAGGCATCCCTTTTGAAGAATTTCTGGCGTATACATCATCATCCATCTGGGTTATTATCAAAGTTTATGACTCCCAAGTACCGGAAAGATCTACCTATTCCTGCCTCAAAATCAAAGGTCTCTAATCCTTCGTTTTTATGGTCCGGGTTATGTCGTGTGGCTACtgctttttctcctggtttttcttgGAAAATTGGTAACGGTGCAGCTGTAGACCTGCTTACCAACCCGTGGGTGAATGGCCACACCCCCTTAGTGAGACTATATTCTGCAGCAGAAACACCAACTATTTGTGATTTGCTCGATGCTTCAGGTAATTGGAATCCTTTCTCTGTTTATCGTTGGTTTCAGTCTCCGTGTGGCAAGGCTATTCTTGCTATGGAACCCCCTCATATTGATATAGATGATTTCCTATACTGGAAATACACGGAAGATGAAGTCTACACTGTCCGCTCAGGATATGATTTTCTGTTGTCACAGACATCCTTTTCCTGCTCTCCCTCTTTTTACTCTGCCTTTCCTTGGAAAGTTCTCTGGGGTTTTCGCTGTTCTCCTAAGTTCCCTCTCCTTGTTTGGCGTATAGTACATAATATCCTTCCCTCTTTAGAAAATCTCTCTGTTAGAGGCATCCAGGTTAGTACTTGTTGTGTTTTCTGCAACTCACAGTCGGAGTCTTTAGATCATCTTTTTCGCTCTTGTACTGTTTCTAGACATGTTTGGCTGTC GGTCACGGATTCTGCAGATAAGTGTCTACTTCGCTTCCTATGTATTATTAAGGCCATTTGGATGACTCGCAACTCGGTAGTCTTTGACAATTGCAGTGTCAATCCGCTTCAGATTTTAAATCTCTCTGACTACCTTCTTGCATCTCATTCTCAGCTGACCGTACTTTGGTCTTcctattctgcagccgcctccaAACTGTCTTTACCGAGCTTAGACTATGCTCTGCCTTTCTCTGCGGTGACTTACTTTATTCCTGTTTGCAGGGCATCTCATCGGGATTTTTATATCATCTCTTCTTTGGATACACTCTCTGGCACTCCTGTTGTTCAACATGTGCGTGCACCCACGGTTTTTGCAGCATCAACACAAGGCCTACTTCGCTCAATGTATAGAGCTCACTCAGCTTCGCAATCTTCCGTTGTTTTCAAAGTTACTTCAAAAAAATTAACTTCTGTTCTGGCCTCCTCAAAGCCAGTACCAATCGAATTGCGCCACTCTTTGTGCACAATTCGTAGTTTCCTTCGTCTGTATGTTCACTGGTCAGTTAGCTTGGCAACTGGATGA
- the LOC141646590 gene encoding uncharacterized protein LOC141646590, producing MSSLSAAASKTAHLGLPHFCGIDSVGHSGGLLLRWDDSVVLSPISIHPHFILCKLCLPVTDVCTKPDMYVMFIYGEPSFELRLALWSSITALISSLSPFLIIGDFNQVEMHSDKLGGSCDIRGQQDFTTWRLDNSLLDVPFFGTKFTWLNNRSDGQLIMERLDRAYANNAWLHLFPYASVMHLPILVSDHAPIILKFFSPSKVCRRPYRLDNWCFNSPEVAQLVACAWQLSIACSPMYVLSRRLADVRFSIMQWVIHHRLSHGINWSEIQNQTQCSSSGIVDVQSATSFQQIRSAQLRLIQTQHAYWLQRAKLKTEVLDGLPSRFLYSRVKQRSSHQRILALLSSSGEWLFTPDQISLEITSFFRDLLCATPPLDPGSPRGFVAPLLESLDLPMLSSEDCLLLSAPFTESDIIHALNGMDGSKSPGPDGITPNFFQMFWPR from the coding sequence ATGTCTTCTTTATCTGCTGCTGCTTCGAAGACAGCCCATCTTGGACTCCCTCATTTTTGTGGCATTGACTCAGTTGGGCATAGTGGGGGTCTTCTTTTGCGTTGGGATGACTCAGTTGTACTTAGCCCTATTAGTATTcacccccactttattttgtgTAAATTATGTTTACCAGTAACTGATGTATGTACAAAGCCTGATATGTATGTGATGTTTATATATGGTGAACCATCGTTTGAGTTGCGTCTAGCTTTATGGTCCTCTATTACTGCTTTGATTTCTAGTTTGTCTCCTTTTCTAATTATTGGTGATTTTAATCAGGTAGAGATGCATTCCGATAAATTAGGTGGATCATGTGACATTCGCGGTCAACAGGATTTCACTACCTGGAGACTTGACAATTCTTTGCTTGATGTCCCTTTCTTTGGCACAAAGTTTACTTGGTTAAATAATCGCTCTGATGGTCAGTTAATTATGGAACGCCTCGACCGTGCTTATGCCAACAATGCCTGGCTTCACCTTTTTCCTTATGCATCGGTTATGCATCTTCCTATTCTTGTTTCAGACCATGCTCCTATTATCCTCAAGTTTTTCTCTCCTTCAAAGGTGTGTAGACGCCCTTACCGGCTTGATAACTGGTGCTTCAATTCACCAGAGGTTGCCCAGTTAGTAGCTTGTGCATGGCAATTATCTATTGCTTGCTCTCCTATGTATGTTTTATCTCGCCGGCTTGCTGATGTCCGTTTTTCTATAATGCAATGGGTTATTCATCATCGGTTGTCCCATGGTATTAATTGGTCTGAGATACAAAATCAAACTCAATGTTCTAGTTCTGGGATTGTAGATGTTCAGTCAGCAACCTCTTTTCAACAAATTCGTTCTGCACAACTTCGACTGATACAGACTCAGCATGCTTATTGGTTACAACGGGCAAAACTGAAAACTGAGGTTCTTGATGGCCTCCCATCGCGGTTCTTGTATTCCCGTGTTAAACAACGGTCTTCTCACCAGCGTATTCTTGCTTTACTTTCTAGCTCTGGTGAATGGTTGTTTACTCCAGACCAGATTTCGTTAGAAATTACATCTTTCTTTCGAGATCTCCTATGTGCAACACCTCCTCTTGATCCTGGTTCACCTCGAGGGTTTGTTGCCCCTTTGCTGGAGTCGCTTGATCTTCCGATGCTCAGTTCTGAGGACTGCCTGCTGTTATCTGCTCCTTTTACGGAATCTGATATTATACATGCTCTCAATGGTATGGATGGGTCCAAATCACCTGGGCCTGATGGGATTACTCCCAATTTTTTCCAGATGTTTTGGCCCAGATAG